The sequence AATTTTAATGAATAGGATGAAAATGAACTTAAACGCAAAGAAAACAAAAACAAGAAATACTAATTAAAAAATAAACTAAAATAAACTAAAATAAACTAAAATAAAATAAGAAAAACAAAAAAATAAATCTAAATAAAAAAATAAGGATGATTATATGATTAAATCACAATTTATATTTAAAAATTCTATATTAAAGAAAATAGTTGATAAAATATCTTTTACACATATAATGCTATTTGCTTTAATAGGGGGATATGCAGTAGGGAAATATACATCCATAGATTTTGCAAATACCTATGAATTAATGCTTTATCTTATGATATTTTTGATAGGCGTCGATTTAGCAAAAAGCGACGGTTTAAAAAGTATAAAACACGTGGGTAAAATGGGATTAATATTGCCTGCAATATCAATTTTGGGGGCAGTAATAGCCGCACTAATTGCAACGCCACTTTTTGGAATTCCTATAAAATATAGTTTAGCTATTTCTACGAGTGTAGGGTGGTACAGCTTAGCAGGTCCTACAATAGCAACTTACTCCACAGAATATGGGCTTATTGCCTTTTTAATGAATTTTATGAGGGAAATATTCACAATGATAGGTTATCCACTTGCAGTAAAGAAATTCCCAAAGGATAGTGCTATAACTTTGGGTGGGGCTACCTCAATGGACTCTACAATGCCAGTTGTGGCTAAATTCGGAGGTACTGAGTATACTATGCTGTCATTTGTTCACGGCGTTATATTGAGTGCTTTAGTACCGTTTATATTACCATTAATATTGATGTTATAAATTAATAAATTAATAAATAAATTATGTAGTTATTTTTTATTATTATCTTATTTTATTATCTTATTTTATTATCTTATTTTATTATCTTATTTTATTATCTTATTTTATTATCTTATTTTATATTATTTCATTATTTTTATTAAACTTAATTTATACCACATATTATCTTATAATTCATCTTCTTCATCTTCAAAAATACTTTTGCCCAACGTTTTGTCTGATAAATCATTTTCAGTTTTTGACCATAACTCATCAAACATTACAT is a genomic window of Methanococcus voltae containing:
- a CDS encoding lysine exporter LysO family protein, producing the protein MIKSQFIFKNSILKKIVDKISFTHIMLFALIGGYAVGKYTSIDFANTYELMLYLMIFLIGVDLAKSDGLKSIKHVGKMGLILPAISILGAVIAALIATPLFGIPIKYSLAISTSVGWYSLAGPTIATYSTEYGLIAFLMNFMREIFTMIGYPLAVKKFPKDSAITLGGATSMDSTMPVVAKFGGTEYTMLSFVHGVILSALVPFILPLILML